The sequence ATATTTCATTTCTTTTATAATAAGTTTGGGATTTTGTAGGGTATCAATAATTCTCTTACCGTCTTGAAGCTTTGTTCTATGAATTTGTATTGTTTCATCAACAATATTCAAATAAACTCTTTCTTTCTTGCCGTCAATTTTTTGAGAATAATATCCGTCATTAAATTCTTTTTTGGCTGTTTTTTGCAACATGCCACAACTCGATAGTGCTAAAATCGAAATAATGAGATATGGTTGCTGTTTTAACATAATTATTTAATGACTAATATACCACTAAATGTTTGTCATTGCTTACACTATTTGTTTATAATTGCCACCAACGAGCAGGCATTGCCGATAGTGGGGTAATAGAATTTCGTCCGCCGGAGCTACTGCCCGGCTATTTTGATAAAGTTAAATATTAAGAACTAAAGCTGATCTTTATTCGTCTAGCCTCGAACCACAGCATAGCAGAATTGCCGCTGCTGATTGCTCCAATGTCTAGCCCCACTATTGGCAATACCAATGTTGTACGCCGTATTAGTCGGTCTAACCAAAAGCCTGTTGTTTGTTTTTGTCAAAGCTGCAATACAAGACGCCAATTAAAAATGCTGAATAACTTTATCCTTCTACTTTGCAACTTCTCTATCAAAAACCCAAATACTATGGTGGTCTTTTGGTCTGCCTGTAAATACTTCGTCAGCAACAAGTTCATTTGGGTTTGTCCCAAATTTATAATTAACACTGTTTAAATAATTCTTTCTCCACATTGTTGCCTGCAAACTATTGTCTTTCTGTTCTAATTTGCCTTTGAATATTATTTTCACTCTTCTTGCTTTTCCGTCAGCTGTCATTTTGAAACCTATTTTTCGTTTTTTGTCACCATAAATGTGATAAATTTTCAAACTGAATTCATTGTCAACTTGCTTGATAACGAATATTTGACCTGTAAGTCCGTTTAGGTTGTCGGTTGTGTCTAATTTACTTTTTTGAAAATTTAGCACCCAAGTCCCCGTGAAGTTAGGTCTCTGGGCAAACATTTGTAATTGAAACCCTAAGCCAAGCAGCAACACTAAAAGTTTTAGTTTGGTAGTCACAGTTTTTTAAGTATTTAGTTTTCTAAGGTCGTGTTATAGTTTTTTACCGACCGACAATATTATGTTAAAAGTGATCACTAATTTTCGTCAACACAAAAAGATAAGACTTGAAATATGGAAATGAGGGCTGTCAAAAAATGGCGTACAACGTTCGAGGCTTGCCGCAGGGCTGTAATTGTTGCTGTGTCCGCCCGGTAACTGAAGCCAATTGAAAGACTAATGATGAAGTTAACAACTAAAAGCCAAATAGAATTCGGTCAAGCCCGATATTAGCTGATAGTAGTACAACAACCGATTGTTATTCCGTCCGCCAGCCTTGCGGCAAACCTTTTGTTGTAGGCAATATTTAGTCGTAATGCTCGTTTATTTTCTTTGTCAATTTTATTGCGTCTTCTTGGTTCATTCTTAATACAAATAATTTAGCAATTTCTCCAATTTTCTTATCGTCAAATTCGTATAACTCTTTATAAATTGCTGAAATTAACTCTTGCAAAAAAATATTCGGTTTGTCCTTTATTCTATTATAAAAATGGTCGATTTTATTATAGGTAATCTTGTCAGAATTTTTAAACTCTTGAATTGATGACAGTGAAGTTTCGTAATCGTCAGAATGCTTAATAGCATTATTCACATTCTTTAGTTGCGTTATTTCAAAATAACTGTTAAGTGTCTTGGCATCAATATTTTTATCCTTTAAAAATTTTATAAGGTTGTCCCACTTATAAAAGTCTTTAGTTGACTGCAATGAGAATGCTGCTCTTAATAATTTTTTTATATTAATTTCTAAAAATTTGAAAGCATATATTACTTTCATTTCAACTAAAGATAATAACTGCTCTTCGTTGTAGATAATGTCTAAAAAGGTTTCATATTGTTGATGGTTAATACTAATTTCATAGCGTTCTGCTTGCTCTACTAATTCTGCATAACGCTCTGGGTCTGTTTCCTGCAATTTATTCCATCCGTCAAATTGGTCTTGTGATTTTAAAATTCCTGTTTTGAGTTTATCTATTAATTTGTCAATAGCTATGTCAAACATATTTGTCTTGTCAAGAAAGTATGTTTCCAAACCAATTTTATTTTGTTCTCGTTCGTCGTGTATATTAAACTGATTGTTCATATAGAGTGGTCTGATAAAATTGCCTACAACGTCCGTGGCTTTAGGCTGGTTGGATAATCAGTGTTCCTACTGCTGGCTTGGCCACTAAAGACTCGATTAGTTAAAGCCAAATTACTGAAGCCCAATTGAAACACCAAAGCCGATGGGCCATTGCAGGTGTCCAACTAGCGTAAAGCCTTTTGTTATGGGCTGTGTAAGTTAGCCTTGAAGTTTAATTAACTGTTCAATCATTTTAGGAAGAAATGTCTCTTTTATTACCCAAACAATAGAATAATCTATTCCAAAATAGTCGTGAACAATTCTATTTCTGAAGCCTCGTATTTTATGCCAGTCAATTTCTGAATGCGTCTCCTTAAAATCTTCGGGTAATCTGTTAGCCGCTTCTCCTATGATTTCGAAATTTCTAATTACAGCATCTACTGTTTTTGAGTCAGCTGAAAATTGCTCCAGAGTCAAGCCATAAGTATAATCAAGGATTTTATGTCCACTATCAAGGATATCGTCAATTAGCAGGTCTGTAGATCTTTTAGACATAAATGATATCGGATTCTATGGCTTGAAAATACTTTTGCTTGATTCCGTTTCTCGATACAAGATCTATTTTTCTTTTAATCTTCTGTTCGAGGTAATCGGCCAAATCAATGAATTCAATTCCGATAGGCTTAGAAAAATCTACAATGATATCGATATCGCTTGTTGTTGGTGAAAAATCATTGCGCACCACTGATCCAAAAAGGCCAATAGAGCTGATAGAATACTTTTCCATTAGCTCTGGTTTGAGTCTAAGCAGCAAATCTTTTATGGATTCCAACTGTGTCATACTTCAAAGATACGAAACCTTATAATA is a genomic window of Sediminibacterium sp. TEGAF015 containing:
- a CDS encoding HepT-like ribonuclease domain-containing protein; the encoded protein is MSKRSTDLLIDDILDSGHKILDYTYGLTLEQFSADSKTVDAVIRNFEIIGEAANRLPEDFKETHSEIDWHKIRGFRNRIVHDYFGIDYSIVWVIKETFLPKMIEQLIKLQG
- a CDS encoding nucleotidyltransferase family protein, translating into MTQLESIKDLLLRLKPELMEKYSISSIGLFGSVVRNDFSPTTSDIDIIVDFSKPIGIEFIDLADYLEQKIKRKIDLVSRNGIKQKYFQAIESDIIYV